GTTCATCTACTAATTTTATATTTTTGTCCGTTATTTTTTGTACTTCATCTTGCGCCTTTTTTAAATCATCTTCTGTTATTTCAGAATCCTTTTGCATTTTCTTTAGCTTATCGTTAGCATCTCTTCTTTCATTTCTAAGAGCTACCTTAGCATTTTCTGCAGTCTTACTAGCAAGTTTAAATAAATCTTTTCTTCTTTCTTCTGTAAGTTGAGGAATTACTATTCTTATCATCTTACCATCATTAGTTGGATTGAATCCTAAATCAGCAAGTTGAATAGCCTTTTCAATACTTCCAAGAGCTGTCATATCCCACGGCTGTATAACTAGACATCTAGGCTCTGGAGCCGATACAGTAGCTACTTGCTTAAGTGGAGTTTGAGATCCATAATAATCTACCATAACTCTATCAAGCATTCCAGGATTGGCTCTTCCAGCTCTTATTACTCCTAATTCTTCTTTTAAAACAGACATTGTTTTTCCCATTTTTTCTTCTAAAACCTTATGAACTTCTAATTTCATTATTATTCCTCCTCTACTATAGTTCCTATATTCTTTCCTTGAACCACATCAATTATATTTTTAGAATTATTTAACCCAAATACCCTTATAGGTATTTTATTATCCATGCATAAAGAAGTTGCAGTAGAATCCATAACTTTTAAACCTCTTTTAAGTACTTCCATATATGAAAGTTTATCAAACTTTTTAGCTTCTGGATTTATCATAGGATCACTATCATATACACCATCTACTTTTTTTGCTAAAAGTATAACTTCTGCCTCTATTTCTGCTGCTCTTAATGCTGCTGCAGTATCAGTTGAAAAATAAGGATTACCAGTTCCAGATGCAAATATAACAACTCTACCTTTTTCTAAATGTCTCATAGCTTTTCTTCTTATGTATGGTTCTGCAATTTGTCTCATCTCGATAGCATTTTGGACTCTAGTTAAAACCCCTATATTTTCTAGTGCATCTTGCATAGCTAAAGAATTCATAACAGTAGCAAGCATTCCTATATGATCAGCAGTAGTTCTATCCATACCTTCACTAGTTCTACCTCTCCAGAAATTGCCACCTCCTACAACTATAGCAACTTCAACGCCCATTTCATGTAATTCTTTTATAGATAATGCTATTTCATTTACAACCTCATTATTTATTCCCGTTTTCATTTCTCCAGCTAAAGCTTCTCCACTTAACTTTAATAATACCCTTTTATATATAGGTTTATCCATAAACAAAGTCCTCCATTCAATATTCTTCTAAAAAAGAGAACACAAAAGTGTTCTCTTTTTATATTATTTAAGTTGCTTAGCAACCTCTTCTGCAAAGTTTTCTTCTTTCTTTTCTATACCTTCTCCAACTTCAAATCTCATAACGTTAGCTACTTTAATTTCAGTTCCTAATTTAGTAGCAACCTCTTTAACAAGTTTTTCAACTGTTAAATCAGGGTTTTTTACGAATGTTTGGTTAAGTAAGCATACTTCTTGTAATTGCTTATTTAATCTTCCAACTACCATTTTTTCAACTATTTGAGCTGGCTTTCCTTCATTTAAAGCTTGTTGCTTTAATATTTCTGTTTCATGAGCTATGTAAGCTTCATCTACATCATCTCTTGATATATATTTAGGATTCATAGCTGCAACTTGCATAGCTATATCTTTTCCTAAAGTTATAACATCTTCAGAATCAGATGCTGTTTCTAAAGCAACTAATACTCCTATTTTTCCGCCACCATGGATATATCCTGCAATTTGTCCATTCTCAACTTCAAACTTTTCAAATCTTCTCACATTCATGTTTTCTCCGATAGTAGCTATCTTAGAGTTAAGTACTTCTTGAACTGTTTCTTCTGAATCTATATATTTTTCAGTCATTAAAGATTCAATATCAGTCTTATCTGTTTTTAATACAGTTATAGCCATATCCTTAACAAACTTTTTGAAATCATCGTTTTTAGCAACGAAGTCTGTTTCTGAGTTAACTTCAACTATAGCTGCTGCTTTATTGTTATCAGACATGCACATATCTACTAAACCTTCAGCAGCTATTCTTCCTGATTTTTTAGCAGCTTTAGCAAGTCCCTTTTCTCTTAATAAATCTATCGCTTTTTCCATATCTCCATCTACTTCAGTTAAAGCCTTTTTACAATCCATCATTCCTGCACCAGTTTTTACTCTGATCTCTTTTACCATTGCAGCTGTAATTGCCATAAAATCGCCTCCCATATATTATTAAAGGTAAGGAACGAAGTTCCTTACCAGTTTATTATTCTTGTACTTCTTCTTGCTCTTCCTCTATAACTTGTCTTCCTTCTACTATTGCATTAGCCATTGCAGCAGTTATTAATTTAACGGCTCTTATAGCATCATCATTACCTGGAATTGCGTAGTCTACTTCTTCTGGATCACAGTTAGTATCAACTATAGCAACAACCGGAATCCCTAATCTATGAGCTTCTTGTATAGCTATTTTTTCTTTTCTTGGATCAACTATAAATAAAGCTCCTGGTAATTCAGGCATTTCTTTGATTCCATTTAAGTATTTTTCTAGTTTTTCTTTTTCATGCTTTAACTTTATAACTTCTTTCTTAGGAAGAACTTCAAATACTCCTTCTTCTTCCATTTTTTCTAATTCTACTAATTTCTTGATTCTGTTTTTAATAGTTTTGTGGTTTGTTAACATTCCACCTAACCATCTTTCATTTACATAGTACATTCCAACTCTTTCTGCTTCATCTTTTATAGCATCTTGAGCTTGTTTTTTAGTTCCAACAAATAATATTGGCTTTCCAGTTTCAGCAACTTCTTTAACAAACTTGTAAGCTTCTTCAACCTTCTTAACTGTTTTTTGTAAATCGATGATGTATATTCCATTTCTCTCAGTAAATATATACTTAGACATTTTAGGATTCCATCTTCTTGTTTGGTGTCCAAAGTGTACACCTGCTTCTAATAATTGTTTCATTGATATAACTGCCATTTAAAGCACCTCCTATGGTTTTTTCCCTCCGATTTAGTCATTTTCTTAAAAAACCCTAATAGGCACCTTTTTAAGAATTCTAAATCGTGTGTAATATTTTCGCCTCTGATAGTATAGCATATAGCAATTTCATTTACAATATGTTTTTATAGATTATTTTGTTAATATTTCTATAATTTCTATATTTGATGACCCTTTTTTTATCTTTTTCTCACCATAAACTATTTTTTTATTAGAATTAATCGAATTTAAAATAATATTAAACGCGTATTTGTCATCTATTAGTCCGTAACTATACAGTATATCTATTACTTTATCTCTTTTAGATATTATAATTTTCGATAAAGTATTTATTTTCCATCCTTTACTTATAATCCCTTTTTTAGTCAATGCATCTCCAGTTCCATATATATCCAATAGCATTAAATTATAAATCATTTTAAAATCTTCTTTGTTGAATATTAATTCTTTTTCATAAAGAAGATCTGCAATTTCATTACAAGTATATCCATTTTTTATATTTATATTCACAAATTCATCTTCAATGTTTTTTTTATCTGCTAATACTTCTTGTATATTTTCTTTTTTTTCTATTTCATTTTTCATTTCCAAAACACTAGTTTCTTTTACTTTGTCGAAGTTTATATTAATTACAGAAGATACTATAAGACCTGTTGAAAATCCTATAAACAAAGTAAAAAGAATGATTTTTTGCATGCCATTATATTTTTTCATGTCATTATCCCTTTTTTAGTTTTAAAATCAAATCAACTTCACGAATGCTTTTGTTGGTTTTTTTTGCAATTTCTTCTTTTGAAAATCCTAAAGACTCAAGCTTTTCTATTTCATTGGAATAGTGTGGTTTTTTTTCGAAAATCAATTTTTTATTATCATTTGATTTTGTCATATTATCCATTAATTCTTTTGTATTTTTGTCAATTTTTTGCACATAATTCATGATCAGTCTATATTCTTTTGATTTTTCATTATTATTCTCATGCTCTATAAACTGCTTTGAAACTCTAAATAGCAAAAATATACTAACTATACACGTAATCAAAGCTATTATTATAATTACGTAATTTATGTCCATTTGACCCTCCTAAGTTTAAATAAATTCCAATTTTGATTTTATTTTCAATATGGCCTTACTATGAATTTGAGATATTCTAGATTCAGATATATTCAGCACCTTGCCTATTTCTTTATATGTTAATTCTTCATAGTAGTATAAATTAACTATTAACTGTTCTCTTTCATTCAGGGTATCCAATGCTAATTTTAAATTTTTTATTGTATCTTTTTTTAACAACGATTCTTCGGGATTAATATCAGTAGAAATATCTTTTATTTGTATCTTTAAATTTTCACTTAATTCTTCTTCTAGCGAAACAAGATTATATATATTAGTTTCTTCTAATATTTTTAATACTTCTTCATCATTTTTTCCAAGTTCATCGCTGAGTTCTCTTATAGATGGTTCTCTTCCTAATTTATTTTCTAACCTAGAATAAGTATCCTTCATAAGTTTTGATTTTTGTCTTATAGACCTTGGTATCCAATCTAAATTTCTTATTTCATCTATTATGGCACCTCTTATTCTAACAGATGCATATGTTTGAAATTTTATATTTTTTGTGTAGTCATATTTTCCTATAGCATCTATAAGACCTATAACCCCATAACTCATCAAGTCGTCATATTCGATATTAGCTCCATAATAATTGTAGAGCCTACCCGAAATTATTTTAACTAAATTTATATACTCCAATATAATTTCTTTTTTCAATTCATTTTTTTCTTCAAGACTTTTGGAATTTTTATATCTAACCCACACATCTTCTCTACCCATATATATACACCCCTATTTAACTGTTTAGATTTTTAAAATCAACTTCTCTAAATGCCTCATCTTCTAATTCATCTTCAGTCTGGTTATTTAGCAAATCTTTCAATTCTGATTCTATAGGAGGTATAGATATATCTATACGTTTTTCACAGATACTAATGTTCTTCAGTATGAGATTAAAAAATATTAATAATATTGTATTTATTGATATTGTTAAAGTTAAATACTTATTTATAAATTTTAAAAAACTGCTGTGATTAATTAATACATATATTGCACATATAAATAAAATAAAATAATTTATTATCCAAAATACATACACTTTTTTAAAAGTTTTCATATAATGCACACCTTTAGATTATATTATTTTTTTGCCTTTTCCTATTGTCTTTATCGACAATTCTCCATTGGTACAGTTAAATTCTATAGTTCTACCATGATTACCTAATACATCTTCAGATATAATATAGATTCTATATTCAGACAATATTGATTTTACCGCTTCAACATTCCTTTTGCCTATATTCAAAGTATCGCTTTTTATTGATATATTAAACATCTGTGCTCCTCCTGCTATTTTAGCTATCATTCTGTTTTTTGAAGCACCTTGTTTAATCATATCATTTAGCATTTCTTTTAATGCTGTATCAGCAAATTTAGCCTTGTTTGAATTATTTTTTATATCTTTGCTGTTTGGAAGCATTATATGTGCCATTCCTCCGATTTTTTTAAACTTATCATATAAAACAATTCCTACACAGGATCCTAATCCTAAGGTTATTAAAGAATCATAATCTTTTCCTATTTTATAATCCGCCATACCAACTTTTATAAGATTATTCATCATTTAACACTCCCAGACTCTTAAATAAGACTTTAAAAGAATCCATATCTGGCATTAAGAAAAAATTGCCTACAATTTCACTTTTACCTTCTTTTAACCTATTTTCTATTAAAATTATTTTATCGCTAACTTGTCCATACTCTATAGCCGGAACACTTAGTATAGAGCCTGCCATATCTATACTTACAGATGGTACAGATATATTTACTTTGAGATTAGAAAAAGCTGATATGGAATTTATATATGAGCTAGCCAATATATTTCCTATTTCTTGAAAAGCTGATAATTCCATATCATTATAAAACTCATTCTCACACGGTTTCCCAAACAATATACTCAATAAATTATCACTGGATTTTTTATCCAATATTAAAAGTATAGTTCCATTTATGTCTCCATAAAATTCTAAATATACTCCTGCTACTATTAATTCTTCTCCACCTAAAATTTCAACCACTTTTTCTATATCTAATATTTCAATAGAAGGAACCTCCATATCTATTTTAGAATTAATCATTTTAGAAAGAGCGGTAGCAGAATTTCCTGCACCTATATTACCTATTTCTTTGAGAACATCTATATATAAATCTTGTAAATTTTCTAATTTAAAATTCATTTTTTAGATTTCCTTCCTACACCCTAATATTAACATCTATTGTCTAATACTTTATTAACATCTATTAATATTATTATTTGTTCTTCTATTTTGCCAATTCCTTTAATAAAACCATCATTAAAGCCCTCATCAACTATAGAATAATCTATATCATCTTTGTATATTTCTTTTACTTCTGTTGCAGAATCTACTATAAATCCTACTAACACATCATCTATCTTATTTACTATAATTCTAGAATCTTTATCATAACTTGAACTTTCAATATTGAACCTTTTTCTTAAATCTATTACTGGTACTATTTCTCCTCTTAAGTTTATAACTCCCTTTACATATGGATTTGCCTTAGGTACCCTTGTTATTTCAATCATTTTTTCTATGGTTTGAACATAATTTATATTAACTCCATAAAACTCACTCTTTAATTTAAAAATAACATATCTTTCTTGAGTATTTTCCACTGTTTTTACGCCCCCTTAAAATAGAGAATTTGTATCTATTATAAGTGCTACACTACCATTCCCTAAAATTGTAGCACCTGCTATAAAATTAATACCACTTAAATATTTTCCTAATGATTTTATTACTATCTCTTGTTGTCCTATAAGCTTGTCCACTATTATACCTAAATCTTTATCTCCTTTTTTTACAACTACAACAGTAGATTCGTCACCGTATTCTACACCTTCTTTTTGTGTGTCTATTACATTTGCTAAATCTACAAGCGGAAGAGTATTTTCTCTGTATAAAACAATATCTTTTCCTTCTACATTTCTTATATCTTTTTTGTTTATATTAGTTATTTCTTTTATATTGTTTAATGGTATTGCATATTTTTCACTTCCAACCATAACTAATAATGCTTGAATTATTGCTAGTGTCAACGGTAGTCTAATAATAAATCTAGTACCTATATTAATTTGAGTCTCTAGCTCTACAATACCTCCTAATGCTTCTATTTTTGTTTTAACTACATCAAGACCTACACCACGTCCAGATATATCAGATATTTTATCCGCTGTACTAAATCCAGGCGAGAAAATCAAGTTTGCAGCATCTTTGTCATCCATTACAAGCGATTGCTCTTTAGTTATTATACCTTTTTTTATAGCTTTATTTTTTATCTTTTCAACATTTATTCCTGCTCCATCATCACAAACTTCTATAACAACATTATTCCCGTCTGGATAAGAAGACAGTGTAACTGTTCCAACCTCATTTTTATTTAAAGATTTTCTAATTTCAGGTGTTTCTATTCCATGATCTATGGAATTTCTTAAAAGATGTATAAGAGGATCTCCAATTTCATCTATTACAGTTCTATCGACTTCGGTATCTTCACCCTCCATTATCAAATTAATTTCTTTATTTAATTCTTTTGATAAATCTCTTATCATTCTTGGGAATCTATTAAATACTCTTTCAATAGGAACCATTCTAACTTTAGTCACAGCATCATGCAGACTAGTTGTTATCGTTTCTAAATATTCTATTGCTTCATTCATATTTTGAGTTTTAGAAGATACATCTATATCCTCCAATCTAGTTTTTACTATTATAAGTTCACTAACTAAATTCATTAAATTATCTAATCTGTCTATATCTACCCTTACAGTTTTTCCTGTTTTTCCTTTTTTTGATTTACTTTGTATTTCGTTACCAGCATTTATATTCTTAATCTGAGATTCATTTTTATTCTCTATATCATCTTTTACAATTTCTTCATTATGTTCAGCGTGATCACTGATTTTTATATCTGTTACTTCTGTTATTTCGACTTCACTTATTTCAGATATATTTTTGATTTTATCTATTAAAATACTCTCATCCAATTTTGTAACAACTGTTACATCAAAAGAATTTGAAAATTTTTCATCTTCTATATCTTCAACACAAGGATTTGAGTATATTATTTCTCCATCTTCTTCCACTGTTTTAAATACTAAAAATGCTCTAGCTGATTTTAGCATACAGCTTTCATCTAAAGTTATTTTTAAATCATATACATTTAAACCCTCAGCTTTAGCTTTGCCTACTATATCATTTACATAATTCCATTCATCTTCAATTTCTTCATTTTGTATGTTCAAATCATCCGATCCTGCATTTTCTATATTTTCTATTTTTTCTAATCTACTTAATATATTTTCTATAGATTTGTCTGATTCAGAACCTTCATTTTCTATATTTTTAACAAATCCTTCCAATATATCTAATCCTTCAAATAGAATGTCTATTATGTTTGTGTTTATATTCAGTTTGTTACTTCTTATATCATCAAGTACATTTTCCATTTTATGAGTAAGATTAGCCATTTTTGTAAATCCCATAGTAGAAGACATTCCTTTTAACGTATGGGCTATTCTGAATATCTCATTCACTATTTCTATATTAGAAGCATCATTTTCTAAATCTAATAATCTCTGGTTTAAATTATCCAAATGTTCTTTTGATTCGTCTAAAAACATATCTATATATTGTTCTAAATCAAACATAATCTAAAACCTCCCCATTAATTTATTAATTTCTTTCCCTATATAATTAATTGGAATTACTTTATCTGCTAAACCTAAATTTATAATACTCTTGGGCATTCCAAATACTACACAAGTCGACTCATCCTCGGCAATGGATATAATATTTTTTTTTGATTCTTTTAATTTCTTTAATCCTTTAGAACCATCACTTCCCATCCCCGTCATTACTACTGTTATTAGTTTTTTTATATTTATTTCACATAATGAATAAAACATTGCATCTGCAGATGGTTTGTGTCCAGATATCTTTTCACCATCATCCAATATTACTCTTATGTTGTTTCTCTCTTCTTTAAACTTCATATGTCTATTCCCAGGAGCTATATATACGATATTATTCCTTAATAATTCACCATCTTCTGCTTCCTTAACATATAAGCTCGACATGTTGTTTAATCTATTGGCCAGTGATTTTGTAAACCCAGCAGGCATATGCTGAACAATAACTACCGGAGAATTTATTTCACTAGACAAAGTAGATATTACACCTTGTAAAGCCCTAGGTCCTCCTGTTGATGTAGCTATTGCTATTATATTATCTATATTCTCTTTTCTATTAAAGTCTTTATTAAAATCATTCTTAACATTATCAATAGTTTTAATTTTGTAATTATAATTTTTATTATATTGCTTAACTCTAGATGCTATTTTTACTTTATCTATAACTAATTTTTTCATATCGTCATTATTTATTTTAAAAATGTTAGATGGTTTAGTTATAAAATCAACAGCACCTAATTCTAATGCCTTTATAGTTAAATCAGCCCCATTTTTTGTAAGACTGCTTAACATCAAGACAGATGTCGGTTTTTTTACCATAATTTTTTTTAATGTATCAATACCATCCATAACTGGCATTTCAATATCAAGTGTTACAACATCAATTTCATTTTTAATTAACTTCTCAATAGCTTCTTTGCCATTCTTCGCAAAATCTACAATCTCTATTTCTCTATCTGAAGACAAAATATCTTTTATAAGTTTTCTTATAAATGCTGAATCATCAACTATCAATACTTTTATTTTATTCATATCAAATCAATCCTTTTTGCCTTAATATTCTTTGTTGTTTAAATATATAAGCAACTATATAATCTCTAATGTTTTTAGATAATTCTATAAACTTAAGGCTGATTTCAAACTGTTCCAAGTTTTTTTCATATACATTAGACCTTATTACTTCTGATTTTATAGTTAATTCTTCATCACCTATAAACATTTTACATATTACTACTGTATTTAAATCTAATTTAACATCAGATATAAACCTAAGTCCACCTTCACTTAAATCTTTTGTATATCCATCAGCAAAAAAATTTTCTTTGTAGTAAACAGATATTTTATTGCTAACAGGCAATCTATAATAATTTCTTCTTTGCTTTTTTTTAGTTTCATTAATTTGCTTTATTTTTATATATGCAATGTTTTCATTATTCCTATATATAACAGTAGCATCAAAGCAATAAATTCCTTTATTTTTTATACTATATATAATGCTTACCTTACTACTCGTAGGTATA
The window above is part of the Tepidibacter aestuarii genome. Proteins encoded here:
- a CDS encoding chemotaxis protein CheW, whose amino-acid sequence is MENTQERYVIFKLKSEFYGVNINYVQTIEKMIEITRVPKANPYVKGVINLRGEIVPVIDLRKRFNIESSSYDKDSRIIVNKIDDVLVGFIVDSATEVKEIYKDDIDYSIVDEGFNDGFIKGIGKIEEQIIILIDVNKVLDNRC
- a CDS encoding protein-glutamate methylesterase/protein-glutamine glutaminase produces the protein MNKIKVLIVDDSAFIRKLIKDILSSDREIEIVDFAKNGKEAIEKLIKNEIDVVTLDIEMPVMDGIDTLKKIMVKKPTSVLMLSSLTKNGADLTIKALELGAVDFITKPSNIFKINNDDMKKLVIDKVKIASRVKQYNKNYNYKIKTIDNVKNDFNKDFNRKENIDNIIAIATSTGGPRALQGVISTLSSEINSPVVIVQHMPAGFTKSLANRLNNMSSLYVKEAEDGELLRNNIVYIAPGNRHMKFKEERNNIRVILDDGEKISGHKPSADAMFYSLCEINIKKLITVVMTGMGSDGSKGLKKLKESKKNIISIAEDESTCVVFGMPKSIINLGLADKVIPINYIGKEINKLMGRF
- the tsf gene encoding translation elongation factor Ts; its protein translation is MAITAAMVKEIRVKTGAGMMDCKKALTEVDGDMEKAIDLLREKGLAKAAKKSGRIAAEGLVDMCMSDNNKAAAIVEVNSETDFVAKNDDFKKFVKDMAITVLKTDKTDIESLMTEKYIDSEETVQEVLNSKIATIGENMNVRRFEKFEVENGQIAGYIHGGGKIGVLVALETASDSEDVITLGKDIAMQVAAMNPKYISRDDVDEAYIAHETEILKQQALNEGKPAQIVEKMVVGRLNKQLQEVCLLNQTFVKNPDLTVEKLVKEVATKLGTEIKVANVMRFEVGEGIEKKEENFAEEVAKQLK
- a CDS encoding sigma-70 family RNA polymerase sigma factor, yielding MGREDVWVRYKNSKSLEEKNELKKEIILEYINLVKIISGRLYNYYGANIEYDDLMSYGVIGLIDAIGKYDYTKNIKFQTYASVRIRGAIIDEIRNLDWIPRSIRQKSKLMKDTYSRLENKLGREPSIRELSDELGKNDEEVLKILEETNIYNLVSLEEELSENLKIQIKDISTDINPEESLLKKDTIKNLKLALDTLNEREQLIVNLYYYEELTYKEIGKVLNISESRISQIHSKAILKIKSKLEFI
- a CDS encoding chemotaxis protein CheC, whose product is MNFKLENLQDLYIDVLKEIGNIGAGNSATALSKMINSKIDMEVPSIEILDIEKVVEILGGEELIVAGVYLEFYGDINGTILLILDKKSSDNLLSILFGKPCENEFYNDMELSAFQEIGNILASSYINSISAFSNLKVNISVPSVSIDMAGSILSVPAIEYGQVSDKIILIENRLKEGKSEIVGNFFLMPDMDSFKVLFKSLGVLNDE
- the pyrH gene encoding UMP kinase, which codes for MDKPIYKRVLLKLSGEALAGEMKTGINNEVVNEIALSIKELHEMGVEVAIVVGGGNFWRGRTSEGMDRTTADHIGMLATVMNSLAMQDALENIGVLTRVQNAIEMRQIAEPYIRRKAMRHLEKGRVVIFASGTGNPYFSTDTAAALRAAEIEAEVILLAKKVDGVYDSDPMINPEAKKFDKLSYMEVLKRGLKVMDSTATSLCMDNKIPIRVFGLNNSKNIIDVVQGKNIGTIVEEE
- a CDS encoding chemotaxis protein CheD, producing the protein MNNLIKVGMADYKIGKDYDSLITLGLGSCVGIVLYDKFKKIGGMAHIMLPNSKDIKNNSNKAKFADTALKEMLNDMIKQGASKNRMIAKIAGGAQMFNISIKSDTLNIGKRNVEAVKSILSEYRIYIISEDVLGNHGRTIEFNCTNGELSIKTIGKGKKII
- a CDS encoding chemotaxis protein CheA, with the translated sequence MFDLEQYIDMFLDESKEHLDNLNQRLLDLENDASNIEIVNEIFRIAHTLKGMSSTMGFTKMANLTHKMENVLDDIRSNKLNINTNIIDILFEGLDILEGFVKNIENEGSESDKSIENILSRLEKIENIENAGSDDLNIQNEEIEDEWNYVNDIVGKAKAEGLNVYDLKITLDESCMLKSARAFLVFKTVEEDGEIIYSNPCVEDIEDEKFSNSFDVTVVTKLDESILIDKIKNISEISEVEITEVTDIKISDHAEHNEEIVKDDIENKNESQIKNINAGNEIQSKSKKGKTGKTVRVDIDRLDNLMNLVSELIIVKTRLEDIDVSSKTQNMNEAIEYLETITTSLHDAVTKVRMVPIERVFNRFPRMIRDLSKELNKEINLIMEGEDTEVDRTVIDEIGDPLIHLLRNSIDHGIETPEIRKSLNKNEVGTVTLSSYPDGNNVVIEVCDDGAGINVEKIKNKAIKKGIITKEQSLVMDDKDAANLIFSPGFSTADKISDISGRGVGLDVVKTKIEALGGIVELETQINIGTRFIIRLPLTLAIIQALLVMVGSEKYAIPLNNIKEITNINKKDIRNVEGKDIVLYRENTLPLVDLANVIDTQKEGVEYGDESTVVVVKKGDKDLGIIVDKLIGQQEIVIKSLGKYLSGINFIAGATILGNGSVALIIDTNSLF
- a CDS encoding flagellar brake protein: MKYKNFFEVGDKLEIKVIDGYIDINKNLISQLMEITSEDEYIVAMPIHKGKVINIPTSSKVSIIYSIKNKGIYCFDATVIYRNNENIAYIKIKQINETKKKQRRNYYRLPVSNKISVYYKENFFADGYTKDLSEGGLRFISDVKLDLNTVVICKMFIGDEELTIKSEVIRSNVYEKNLEQFEISLKFIELSKNIRDYIVAYIFKQQRILRQKGLI
- the frr gene encoding ribosome recycling factor, with amino-acid sequence MKLEVHKVLEEKMGKTMSVLKEELGVIRAGRANPGMLDRVMVDYYGSQTPLKQVATVSAPEPRCLVIQPWDMTALGSIEKAIQLADLGFNPTNDGKMIRIVIPQLTEERRKDLFKLASKTAENAKVALRNERRDANDKLKKMQKDSEITEDDLKKAQDEVQKITDKNIKLVDELLVKKENEIMEV
- the rpsB gene encoding 30S ribosomal protein S2 produces the protein MAVISMKQLLEAGVHFGHQTRRWNPKMSKYIFTERNGIYIIDLQKTVKKVEEAYKFVKEVAETGKPILFVGTKKQAQDAIKDEAERVGMYYVNERWLGGMLTNHKTIKNRIKKLVELEKMEEEGVFEVLPKKEVIKLKHEKEKLEKYLNGIKEMPELPGALFIVDPRKEKIAIQEAHRLGIPVVAIVDTNCDPEEVDYAIPGNDDAIRAVKLITAAMANAIVEGRQVIEEEQEEVQE